A stretch of Dysidea avara chromosome 5, odDysAvar1.4, whole genome shotgun sequence DNA encodes these proteins:
- the LOC136255138 gene encoding uncharacterized protein, producing the protein MTVPSWNLVNIWNMMRYMDARYVSAPEAAWRLFEFPMHHQSHTIVRLAIHLPNEQKIYFREGQEVQALHNACDHDMHLTAWFKLNESDESANGLLYTEIPIFDINTRKWQKRKRGGNKVIS; encoded by the coding sequence ATGACTGTGCCCAGTTGGAATTTAGTGAACATCTGGAACATGATGAGATACATGGATGCTAGATATGTCAGTGCACCAGAAGCTGCTTGGAGACTATTTGAGTTTCCTATGCACCATCAATCGCACACAATTGTGCGTTTAGCCATTCATTTACCTAATGAGCAGAAAATATACTTCCGTGAAGGACAGGAAGTACAGGCACTACATAATGCATGTGATCATGACATGCATTTAACAGCGTGGTTTAAATTAAATGAGTCTGATGAAAGTGCAAATGGACTACTGTACACTGAAATACCAATATTTGACATTAATACACGTAAATGGCAGAAGCGAAAGAGAGGAGGCAACAAAGTCATTAGTTGA
- the LOC136256667 gene encoding rho GTPase-activating protein syd-1-like: MSVEIRKRRKLPSAPARVLSWVGEEGVIIPDSTIKPDLDRFAKFPSAVLAQLKAIEGDKSIIPGQKFTEIPTSDDDMWQHRATTRKGKNITIELKMETFRRIAGIREFADANNSYLIRKIEIRKVPGKSLGFYIRQGDGWDRRDGIFISRLILGSYIEANDFLRVGDEILKVNEVDVSDFSLNDVVLMMQMIDKLVLTVKVLTSLSLVRSRSMRLSTRARALSPEYFAASPVSESVTVSPTAKYSTSSSEHLSFTEHSSFMEHPSSIPHLSSTGHPAPPVEHPSSMEHCSTDVMPEQITTELPSQTVQTKETITIEDSVSNTSELLSITQVLEEGYRSLDSEGSVMVVDVHNTKDDEIEKSEDILQMTGLDASPKAVIVNLDTSNPELDRDQEDSNTAEDKSEMHDASGGIEQFTSTSDQSMDESGKEAAIDEVDFSLFKKSKKKVSSNTDDTYSVEKSLWQKQEESMSHIDPIRDMEDTTTTFIGKAADESSPPKITDSSSSVTVTQDDPTENVSCGTTVMIKIKTLLDISSFAPSSLFCSVLIDHRKKASTKAKSTSSTIDFDEIFYLDLHLVPTELEIALCEPGMDERIIGSGFAKPPPGCQTSPTQFNLEIASIGVLTLDIQLLSLEDTFPRYNRTIQLTGKAYNAPFEALDNSEIPEILQKCVEAIEKHGLKEDGLYFKRVSEERILEAKTLIESTDNLEQTLTNTEVHVISCVIQDLLKALPNPVFSNIKPEMIAHLLSGDQSRDSIWTLLWCMKESDTQVIIFMLNHLRNVLQYCNTNKLDLNMLSQTFGPLLLFPTKDSSIKLDFTKVIELLLHKQS; this comes from the coding sequence ATGTCAGTGGAAATACGCAAGAGAAGGAAGTTGCCTTCTGCTCCAGCAAGAGTACTCAGCTGGGTAGGTGAGGAAGGTGTAATTATACCAGACAGCACCATCAAACCTGACTTGGATCGATTTGCAAAATTTCCTTCAGCTGTGTTGGCTCAACTGAAAGCAATTGAAGGAGATAAAAGCATCATTCCTGGACAAAAATTTACAGAAATACCTACAAGTGACGATGATATGTGGCAGCACAGAGCCACAACTAGGAAAGGCAAAAATATTACAATTGAATTGAAAATGGAAACATTTAGGAGAATAGCAGGAATTAGGGAATTCGCTGATGCAAACAACTCCTATTTAATACGAAAAATTGAAATTCGCAAGGTTCCAGGAAAGAGTTTGGGTTTTTATATTCGTCAGGGAGATGGCTGGGACAGGCGTGATGGAATATTCATATCACGTCTTATTTTGGGAAGCTACATTGAAGCCAATGATTTTCTCAGAGTTGGAGATGAAATTCTGAAAGTAAATGAAGTTGATGTGAGTGATTTCTCATTGAATGATGTAGTTCTGATGATGCAGATGATAGATAAGCTTGTCCTAACTGTAAAAGTGTTAACCTCTCTTTCACTTGTCCGAAGTCGCTCCATGCGCTTGTCAACTAGAGCCAGAGCACTTTCTCCCGAGTATTTTGCAGCATCCCCAGTATCTGAAAGTGTCACAGTTTCTCCAACAGCAAAGTATTCCACATCCTCATCAGAGCATCTGTCTTTTACAGAGCATTCCTCTTTTATGGAACATCCTTCATCTATACCACATCTGTCTTCTACAGGGCACCCGGCACCCCCTGTGGAACATCCCTCCTCTATGGAACACTGTTCTACAGATGTAATGCCAGAGCAAATTACCACAGAGTTACCTTCTCAGACTGTACAAACAAAAGAAACCATAACTATTGAAGATTCAGTGAGTAATACTTCAGAACTTTTAAGCATAACGCAAGTACTAGAAGAAGGATATCGATCATTGGATTCAGAAGGTAGCGTAATGGTAGTTGATGTGCACAATACAAAGGATGACGAAATTGAGAAGTCAGAGGATATTCTACAGATGACTGGACTAGATGCATCGCCAAAGGCAGTTATTGTAAACTTGGACACCAGTAATCCTGAACTTGACAGGGATCAGGAAGATTCCAATACTGCTGAGGATAAGAGTGAGATGCATGATGCAAGTGGTGGTATTGAACAGTTTACAAGTACATCTGATCAAAGCATGGATGAAAGTGGCAAGGAGGCAGCAATTGATGAAGTTGACTTTTCATTGTTCAAGAAATCAAAAAAGAAAGTTTCTTCAAACACTGACGACACGTATTCTGTTGAAAAGTCTCTTTGGCAAAAGCAAGAAGAATCCATGTCACACATCGATCCTATTAGAGATATGGAAGACACTACCACTACCTTTATTGGTAAAGCAGCTGATGAGTCAAGTCCCCCAAAAATAACAGATTCCAGTAGTTCAGTCACGGTTACTCAAGACGACCCAACTGAAAATGTTTCTTGTGGCACGACTGTAATGATCAAAATTAAAACCCTGTTGGACATAAGCAGTTTTGCTCCAAGTAGCTTGTTTTGTTCAGTGTTAATAGACCATCGCAAGAAAGCTTCCACTAAAGCAAAGTCTACATCATCCACTATTGATTTTGATGAGATATTCTATCTTGACTTGCACCTCGTACCAACTGAATTGGAAATCGCTCTTTGTGAACCGGGCATGGATGAGCGGATCATAGGTTCTGGCTTTGCTAAGCCACCACCAGGCTGCCAGACTTCTCCAACGCAGTTTAATCTTGAAATCGCATCTATTGGTGTGCTAACATTAGATATCCAATTGCTATCCCTTGAAGACACTTTCCCCAGATACAACAGAACCATTCAGCTAACAGGGAAGGCATACAATGCTCCATTTGAGGCTTTGGATAATTCAGAAATACCTGAAATTTTACAAAAATGTGTTGAAGCAATTGAAAAGCATGGTCTTAAGGAAGATGGGCTGTATTTCAAACGAGTGTCTGAAGAAAGAATTCTTGAAGCTAAAACGCTCATTGAAAGTACTGATAACCTAGAACAAACACTTACCAACACAGAAGTACACGTCATCAGCTGCGTGATTCAAGATTTGTTAAAAGCTCTACCCAATCCAGTATTCAGCAATATTAAACCAGAGATGATTGCACACCTTCTTTCAGGTGACCAGTCTAGAGACTCTATTTGGACTCTTCTGTGGTGTATGAAAGAGAGTGACACTCAGGTTATCATTTTCATGTTGAATCATCTCAGAAATGTGCTCCAATACTGCAATACTAACAAGCTTGATCTAAACATGTTGTCACAGACTTTTGGACCTCTCCTTTTATTTCCGACGAAAGACTCTTCCATAAAACTTGACTTTACCAAAGTAATTGAACTGCTTCTACACAAGCAAAGTTAG